In the Malania oleifera isolate guangnan ecotype guangnan chromosome 1, ASM2987363v1, whole genome shotgun sequence genome, one interval contains:
- the LOC131162308 gene encoding uncharacterized protein LOC131162308: MQHAAFTRGLRPPGPMGHWARWCLGSLRERCEVASSRVIENFLGLIGEEQGIDSCGIGDFSIRYACVLVSVRCWPLSCAYSAIQEIEAEFLRWLNINFLVAINQKLLKPIEMLSDQTLHSSHPIIEVV; the protein is encoded by the exons ATGCAGCATGCTGCCTTCACTAGAGGGCTGCGGCCGCCGGGACCCATGGGCCATTGGGCTCGGTGGTGCTTGGGGAGTTTGAGGGAGAGATGCGAGGTTGCGTCGTCCCGCGTTATTGAGAATTTTTTAGGGTTAATTGGAGAAGAACAGGGCATCGATTCGTGTGGCATTGGTGATTTTAG TATACGCTATGCTTGTGTGCTTGTAAGTGTGCGTTGTTGGCCGCTATCCTGTGCATACTCTGCAATCCAAGAAATTGAGGCAGAGTTCTTAAGGTGGTTAAACATCAACTTTCTTGTTGCCATCAATCAGAAACTTTTGAAGCCCATCGAGATGCTTTCTGATCAGACTCTTCACTCTTCCCACCCAATTATCGAAGTTGTGTAG
- the LOC131162303 gene encoding G-type lectin S-receptor-like serine/threonine-protein kinase At4g27290, whose protein sequence is MVVLYFLLLWIELHDVFPRASNVADTIISSQSLSDGQTLVSQGGSFELGFFSPGNSRKRYLGIWYKNIPIRTFVWVANRENPINDFSGVLMINSTGSLVLLIHTNGSGTVIWSSSLSKEADHHQINPIVAQLLDSGNLVLKDEKGSEPESYLWQSFDYPTDTLLPGMKVGWDLRSGLNRRLTSWKSADDPSPGDLSYGIELHNFPEPSMWKGHTKIYRAGPWNGIRYSGAFDLRPNPLYQFDFNLSQEAAFYTYQLKNKSVITRTTLSPTTNSYDRSTWVEVDRTWEVYVSVPRDHCDSYGLCGAHGICVISESPVCECLKGFMPKSPESWNSMDWSNGCVRDKPLNCPEDGFAKFEGVKVPDTTYTWVNTSKNLKGCQAKCLANCSCMAYTNTDIRSGGSGCAMWFGDLIDIRQLPASGQDLYIRMPNSELSMWANNWSKMKSAVVTVAAIATVSGMLIISLILSSFTTFKKKTKANNVGVCRNKDHNIEVQKEDQELPLFKLTTIANATNNFSPNNKLGEGGFGAVYKGALLDGQEIAVKRLSMNSRQGLTEFKNEVILIAKLQHRNLVRLLGCCIQGEEMMLIYEYMPNKSLDYFIFDQTRSKLLDWSRCFHIICGIARGLLYLHQDSRLRIIHRDLKASNVLLDDEMTPKISDFGLAKNFESDQNEARTRRIVGTYGYMAPEYAIDGLYSIKSDVFSFGVLLLEIVSGEKNRGFDHPSHSLNLIGHAWKLWNEGKPFELMNALYMDSCSVSVVLRCIHIGLLCVQQHPEDRPNMSYVVLMLDNESPMPQPKQPGFFIGRNPLEEPNSSMRKPCSNNELTLTSLEAR, encoded by the exons ATGGTCGTTCTTTATTTTCTGCTTCTATGGATTGAATTACACGATGTCTTCCCCAGAGCCTCCAATGTGGCTGACACCATTATTTCATCCCAATCTTTAAGTGATGGACAGACCTTGGTCTCCCAGGGAGGAAGTTTTGAACTGGGTTTCTTTAGTCCAGGAAATTCCAGGAAACGATACTTGGGTATCTGGTACAAGAACATCCCAATCAGAACATTTGTATGGGTTGCCAACAGAGAGAACCCAATTAATGACTTTTCCGGTGTGTTGATGATTAACAGCACTGGCAGCCTTGTCCTTCTCATTCACACTAATGGAAGTGGGACTGTCATTTGGTCATCAAGCTTGTCCAAAGAAGCTGATCATCATCAGATTAATCCAATAGTAGCACAGCTCTTGGATTCAGGAAATCTTGTGCTAAAAGATGAAAAAGGCAGTGAACCAGAAAGTTATTTATGGCAAAGTTTTGACTATCCAACAGATACGTTGTTACCAGGGATGAAAGTTGGATGGGACTTGAGAAGTGGTCTCAACCGGCGCCTTACGTCATGGAAGAGCGCAGATGATCCATCTCCTGGAGACCTCAGTTATGGCATAGAACTTCACAATTTTCCGGAGCCATCTATGTGGAAGGGCCACACCAAGATCTACCGGGCTGGGCCATGGAATGGCATTCGTTACAGCGGTGCTTTTGATTTGCGGCCAAACCCACTGTACCAGTTTGATTTCAACTTGAGTCAGGAGGCGGCATTCTACACTTACCAGCTTAAAAATAAATCTGTGATAACAAGGACAACTTTAAGCCCAACCACTAATTCATATGATCGCAGCACATGGGTAGAAGTAGATCGAACTTGGGAGGTTTACGTATCAGTTCCTAGAGACCACTGTGACAGCTATGGCCTGTGTGGTGCCCATGGAATTTGTGTGATCAGTGAGTCGCCAGTTTGCGAATGTCTGAAAGGTTTCATGCCTAAGTCACCAGAAAGTTGGAACTCAATGGACTGGTCGAATGGGTGCGTGCGAGATAAGCCATTGAACTGCCCTGAAGATGGGTTTGCCAAATTTGAAGGGGTGAAAGTGCCAGATACTacatacacatgggtgaacacaaGTAAGAATCTTAAGGGATGCCAGGCCAAATGCTTGGCCAACTGCTCTTGTATGGCTTATACAAACACGGACATTAGAAGTGGTGGCAGTGGCTGTGCCATGTGGTTTGGTGATCTTATTGATATCCGACAGCTTCCAGCCAGTGGACAGGACCTGTACATTCGGATGCCTAATTCAGAACTAAGTATGT GGGCAAACAACTGGTCTAAGATGAAGAGTGCAGTGGTAACAGTGGCAGCCATTGCCACTGTTTCTGGGATGCTTATAATCAGCT TAATTTTAAGCTCATTTactacatttaaaaaaaaaacaaaagcaaataATGTAGGTGTCTGCAGAAATAAAGATCACAATATTGAAGTACAAAAGGAAGATCAAGAGCTACCATTGTTCAAATTGACTACAATAGCCAATGCCACTAACAACTTTTCTCCCAACAATAAGCTTGGAGAAGGTGGTTTTGGAGCAGTGTACAAG GGTGCATTATTAGATGGACAAGAAATTGCTGTAAAAAGGCTTTCGATGAACTCCAGACAAGGActaactgaattcaaaaatgaagtaATACTGATTGCAAAACTTCAGCATCGAAATCTTGTAAGGCTTCTAGGGTGTTGTATTCAAGGAGAGGAAATGATGTTGATTTATGAATACATGCCCAACAAAAGCTTGGACTACTTTATTTTCG ATCAGACAAGAAGTAAGCTACTAGATTGGTCTAGATGTTTCCACATTATCTGTGGAATTGCTCGTGGACTTCTCTATCTTCATCAGGATTCCAGACTAAGGATTATCCACAGAGATCTCAAGGCAAGTAATGTGTTGCTTGATGATGAGATGACCCCAAAAATTTCGGACTTTGGCTTGGCTAAAAATTTTGAAAGCGATCAAAATGaagcaaggacaagaagaataGTTGGAACATA TGGTTATATGGCCCCAGAATATGCTATTGATGGGCTATATTCAATAAAGTCCGATGTGTTTAGTTTTGGTGTTCTACTATTGGAGATTGTAAGTGGGGAGAAAAATAGAGGTTTTGATCACCCAAGCCACAGCCTTAACCTAATTGGACAT GCATGGAAATTGTGGAATGAAGGAAAACCTTTTGAATTAATGAATGCATTATACATGGACTCATGCTCAGTGTCAGTAGTACTGCGATGCATACATATTGGTCTGTTATGTGTTCAGCAACATCCCGAGGACAGGCCAAACATGTCATACGTGGTTCTAATGCTTGACAATGAGAGCCCAATGCCGCAACCTAAGCAGCCAGGTTTTTTCATAGGTAGAAATCCACTTGAAGAGCCAAACTCTTCAATGAGAAAACCGTGTTCAAACAATGAATTAACTCTTACATCGTTGGAGGCACGATAA